One genomic region from Streptomyces venezuelae encodes:
- a CDS encoding PucR family transcriptional regulator, translated as MRLRALLENDALGLRLLGGEDELDRTVRGVMTTDLKDPSRYLSGGELVLTGLAWRTDPTDAEPFVRILASAGVAALAAGEAELGDIPDDLVQACSRHRLPLFAVNESVAFATITEHVVRQVSGERAGDLAAVVDRHRRLMTSGPAGGGPEVVLDLLGSDLDLRAWVLSPTGRQIAGAGEPLDSGLAATLAGEHLAATRTGRRGPHRLSVAGATYSLFPIRNTGRGPAPASRDVRETVLSDWLLAVEADAGDWPAARLDLLQGVTQLIAVERDRRDAARTVRRRLAQEVLELVQTGAAPAEIAARLRVAAPVLLPGLGSAPHWQVVVARVDWEQEAGQGTPVDGGPVAQALLEEILVDPATVGAESADRIAVAHSGDEAIALVPLAAAPLPDSEDEGPATALGLHADALLAAVRAPLAAGLADDGRLTLGVSAAVHSAEGLRGALEEARHARRVAAARPGRVCAAGHHELASHVLLLPFVPDDVRRAFTARLLDPLRDYDRRHRAELIPTLEAFLDCDGSWTRCATRLHLHVNTLRYRVGRIEQLTGRDLSRLEDKLDFFLALRMS; from the coding sequence ATGCGGCTGCGCGCACTGCTGGAGAACGACGCGCTGGGGCTGCGCCTGCTCGGCGGCGAGGACGAGCTGGACCGCACGGTCCGCGGCGTGATGACGACGGACCTCAAGGATCCCAGCCGGTACCTTTCCGGCGGCGAGCTGGTGCTCACCGGCCTCGCCTGGCGGACGGACCCGACCGACGCGGAGCCCTTCGTCCGCATCCTGGCCTCGGCCGGGGTGGCCGCCCTCGCGGCGGGCGAGGCGGAGCTCGGCGACATCCCCGACGATCTCGTACAGGCGTGTTCACGCCATCGGCTGCCGCTCTTCGCGGTGAACGAGTCCGTTGCGTTCGCGACGATCACCGAGCACGTTGTTCGACAGGTCTCCGGCGAGCGGGCGGGCGACCTGGCCGCCGTCGTGGACCGGCACCGGCGGCTGATGACCTCCGGCCCCGCGGGCGGCGGCCCCGAGGTCGTCCTCGACCTGCTCGGCTCCGACCTGGACCTGCGGGCCTGGGTCCTCTCCCCCACCGGCCGCCAGATCGCGGGCGCCGGCGAGCCCCTCGACAGCGGCCTCGCGGCGACCCTGGCGGGCGAGCACCTGGCGGCGACCCGGACCGGGCGGCGCGGCCCGCACCGGCTGAGCGTCGCCGGAGCCACGTACTCGCTGTTCCCGATCCGCAACACCGGGCGGGGCCCCGCCCCCGCCTCCAGGGACGTGCGCGAGACGGTCCTGTCGGACTGGCTGCTCGCCGTCGAGGCGGACGCCGGCGACTGGCCCGCGGCCCGCCTGGACCTGCTCCAGGGCGTCACGCAGCTGATCGCCGTCGAGCGGGACCGGCGCGACGCGGCCCGTACGGTACGCCGCCGGCTCGCCCAGGAGGTCCTGGAGCTGGTGCAGACGGGCGCCGCGCCCGCCGAGATCGCGGCCCGCCTGCGGGTCGCGGCCCCGGTGCTGCTGCCCGGGCTCGGCTCGGCCCCGCACTGGCAGGTCGTCGTGGCCCGTGTCGACTGGGAGCAGGAGGCCGGTCAGGGCACCCCCGTGGACGGCGGTCCGGTCGCCCAGGCGCTCCTGGAGGAGATCCTCGTCGACCCGGCGACCGTCGGGGCCGAGTCCGCGGACCGGATCGCCGTCGCACACAGCGGCGACGAGGCGATCGCGCTGGTCCCGCTGGCCGCCGCGCCGCTGCCGGACAGCGAGGACGAAGGTCCGGCGACCGCGCTCGGGCTCCACGCTGACGCCCTGCTCGCCGCCGTACGCGCTCCGCTCGCCGCCGGCCTCGCGGACGACGGGCGGCTCACGCTCGGCGTCAGCGCGGCCGTGCACTCCGCGGAGGGCCTGCGCGGGGCCCTGGAGGAGGCCAGGCACGCCCGCCGGGTCGCCGCGGCCCGTCCGGGCCGGGTCTGCGCCGCTGGCCACCACGAGCTGGCCTCGCACGTCCTGCTGCTGCCGTTCGTCCCGGACGACGTCCGCCGCGCCTTCACGGCCCGGCTGCTCGACCCGCTGCGCGACTACGACCGGCGCCACCGCGCGGAGCTCATCCCGACCCTGGAGGCGTTCCTCGACTGCGACGGCTCCTGGACGCGCTGCGCCACTCGGCTGCACCTGCACGTGAACACGCTGCGCTACCGGGTGGGCCGGATCGAGCAGCTCACGGGCCGCGACCTCTCCCGCCTGGAGGACAAGCTCGACTTCTTCCTCGCGCTCCGGATGAGCTGA
- a CDS encoding ABC transporter substrate-binding protein, with protein sequence MNTPTSPSGAEGAEKAPVRLGALVPLTRPGWVGAGRHLLAGLELAVQEVNGTGGIGGRPLELVVRDTAADPERAAAAVDELAGLGVAAVVGEYHSVVARAVAARADALGVPYLCSSAVLDVLTDEPTEWVARLAPAQSHGWRTYADFLLGAGRRRIAVVTQPSVYWATGTRLLRDHVAPRGGTVVELDANGLTPEALCDALVGHGTTALLLLVGHPEPAVPIVRAVRSDPRLAELLVGAPAGQPEFAEWAGLLGRDGAGIPFLRYLPDRPGPLGERVGKELRERLGEAPSFVAFEGWDTVTVLAEVLRGHGTDRSAVAGAWPHVAVEGTRGPIRFSRTPGIGVWQWTWPPVQVADRDPAEPDRFRVLHTG encoded by the coding sequence GTGAACACGCCGACATCGCCGTCCGGAGCGGAGGGCGCGGAGAAGGCGCCTGTACGGCTGGGGGCTCTCGTCCCGCTGACGCGGCCCGGCTGGGTCGGAGCGGGGCGGCATCTGCTCGCGGGACTCGAGCTGGCCGTCCAGGAGGTCAACGGCACCGGCGGGATCGGCGGCAGGCCGCTGGAGCTGGTGGTCCGGGACACCGCGGCCGATCCGGAGCGGGCCGCCGCGGCCGTGGACGAACTGGCCGGTCTCGGGGTGGCCGCCGTGGTGGGCGAGTACCACAGCGTCGTCGCCCGCGCGGTCGCCGCCCGGGCCGACGCCCTCGGGGTGCCGTACCTCTGCTCGTCGGCCGTGCTCGACGTGCTCACCGATGAGCCGACGGAGTGGGTCGCGCGGCTGGCTCCGGCCCAGTCCCACGGCTGGCGGACGTACGCGGACTTCCTCCTGGGCGCGGGCCGGCGGCGGATCGCCGTGGTGACCCAGCCGAGCGTCTACTGGGCGACCGGGACCCGTCTCCTGCGGGACCACGTCGCTCCCCGCGGCGGCACCGTCGTCGAGCTCGACGCGAACGGGCTCACCCCCGAGGCCCTGTGCGACGCCCTCGTCGGCCACGGCACGACGGCGCTCCTTCTGCTCGTCGGCCATCCGGAGCCCGCGGTGCCGATCGTCAGGGCCGTCCGGAGCGACCCGCGGCTCGCGGAGCTCCTCGTCGGCGCTCCGGCCGGACAGCCGGAGTTCGCGGAATGGGCCGGACTGCTGGGCCGGGACGGCGCCGGGATCCCGTTCCTGCGCTACCTGCCCGATCGCCCCGGCCCGCTCGGCGAACGCGTGGGGAAGGAGCTCCGCGAGCGGCTGGGCGAAGCGCCCTCCTTCGTCGCCTTCGAGGGCTGGGACACCGTCACCGTCCTCGCCGAGGTGCTCCGCGGCCACGGCACGGACCGGTCGGCCGTTGCCGGCGCATGGCCGCACGTGGCGGTCGAGGGCACCCGGGGACCGATCCGCTTCTCCCGCACACCGGGCATCGGCGTGTGGCAGTGGACGTGGCCCCCCGTCCAGGTGGCCGACCGGGACCCGGCGGAACCCGATCGCTTCCGCGTCCTCCACACCGGCTGA
- a CDS encoding DUF6042 family protein, with amino-acid sequence MTVDSDTRDSRDSKAGLGGGADLAVHDDWFPSGWTRVLPRHQALLMCLLLSTAASRPVTGTLDEVVQEVFGDSLGDFLRELGEDLDSPVLWLQPDDLAWAKGAGEEDRVRAEAEARREACEGALRAGGFPVPTTMRELVGTMLALGIAHTAEGRWTMPERLPLPEKVLRLPQDLREIFRKLRHSEAVAPWKQALIRYLDEGLGRPGDIFTTPGRLAEAVRLSTGELRAALDYLADDGHLRLYRGIPRVPVASARDLQDHQRFHLVPDWERYDEDHMFVVRHDDTEDQGPRP; translated from the coding sequence GTGACGGTTGACAGTGACACCAGGGACAGCAGGGACAGCAAGGCCGGATTGGGTGGAGGGGCCGACCTCGCCGTGCACGACGACTGGTTCCCCAGCGGGTGGACGCGCGTACTGCCGAGGCACCAGGCCCTCCTGATGTGCCTGCTCCTGAGCACGGCCGCGTCGCGGCCGGTGACCGGGACGCTCGACGAGGTCGTGCAGGAGGTGTTCGGCGACTCGCTGGGCGACTTCCTGCGGGAACTGGGAGAGGACCTGGACTCGCCCGTGCTCTGGCTCCAGCCCGACGACCTCGCCTGGGCGAAGGGCGCGGGGGAGGAGGACCGGGTCCGCGCGGAGGCGGAGGCACGGAGGGAGGCCTGCGAAGGCGCCCTGCGCGCAGGCGGATTCCCCGTCCCGACGACGATGCGCGAGCTCGTCGGCACCATGCTCGCGCTGGGCATCGCCCACACGGCCGAGGGCCGATGGACCATGCCGGAGCGGCTGCCGCTCCCCGAGAAGGTCCTCCGACTCCCGCAGGACCTGAGGGAGATCTTCCGGAAGCTGCGGCACAGCGAGGCCGTCGCGCCCTGGAAGCAGGCCCTGATCCGGTACCTCGACGAGGGCCTCGGCCGCCCCGGGGACATCTTCACCACACCGGGCCGGCTGGCCGAGGCCGTACGCCTGAGCACCGGCGAACTCCGCGCCGCGCTCGACTACTTGGCGGACGACGGGCATCTCCGCCTCTACCGGGGAATCCCCCGCGTCCCGGTCGCCTCGGCGCGGGACCTCCAGGACCACCAGCGCTTCCACCTCGTACCGGACTGGGAACGGTACGACGAGGACCACATGTTCGTCGTACGTCACGACGACACGGAGGACCAGGGCCCACGTCCGTGA
- a CDS encoding WD40 repeat domain-containing protein codes for MPSASSPPAWEGRRAVSGTEAEAAALLGWLTDPEAPRLCLVTGAPGSGKTALLDWLAAHGPRAGGRRRRTPRVLVPLAGQSALGATWTIADLLGVVARSPDELVHALATSEARPSGRAVLLLTDLHAAAEPAALTELIGELAGVGRVRLVVEARTGSPAPDTLRSARRATVVDLDGEPAPDRSAPAERPRPLPDLSDPLAVCAADPLLVTTAYVTGTGEGSGETGVDDHGGLRTAWLRAGQSLCRAQDPAERALVLLAALGDGADPRLRPALAGLAEGAAWGLRWARNRGDLAPAWPGPVAVLGAAGGPLEGTLLVGDRTGTVRLLHEADASSAGRLPHTVPGRVTALAPAPDGTVLLLDDRGRLHSVRGTVPRAPYLERLTEAVSKTLARHPGTALAAIAGSVVVGDRLGSVHAFGLTGLHQAASHSGRVTAVAAVDSETPFVCSGGADGTVRLWTPGRDPLPEPLAERRSPVVSLHATETPHGPLVAAAWADGLVELHRPEGGATLSFRPGPPVRAVAVTGAGALLVGTDESLVCLVPRSHSGG; via the coding sequence ATGCCGTCCGCGAGCTCACCCCCGGCATGGGAGGGACGCCGAGCCGTCTCCGGTACGGAAGCCGAGGCCGCGGCCCTGCTCGGCTGGCTCACCGACCCGGAGGCGCCCCGGCTCTGCCTCGTCACCGGCGCCCCCGGCAGCGGCAAGACGGCCCTCCTCGACTGGCTCGCCGCACACGGCCCGCGCGCCGGCGGCCGGCGCCGCCGCACGCCCCGGGTGCTCGTCCCGCTCGCCGGGCAGAGCGCGCTCGGCGCGACCTGGACGATCGCCGACCTGCTCGGTGTGGTCGCCAGGTCCCCGGACGAACTCGTCCACGCCCTCGCCACCAGCGAGGCGCGTCCCTCGGGCCGGGCCGTCCTCCTTCTCACGGACCTCCACGCCGCCGCCGAACCCGCCGCGCTCACCGAGCTCATCGGCGAACTCGCCGGAGTGGGCCGGGTCCGGCTCGTCGTCGAGGCCCGGACCGGCAGCCCGGCCCCCGATACCCTGCGCTCCGCGCGCCGGGCGACGGTCGTCGACCTGGACGGCGAGCCCGCCCCCGACCGCAGCGCCCCCGCGGAGCGCCCGCGCCCGCTGCCGGACCTCTCCGATCCGCTCGCCGTGTGCGCCGCCGACCCGCTGCTCGTCACCACGGCGTACGTCACCGGAACCGGTGAAGGCTCCGGCGAGACCGGAGTTGACGATCACGGCGGGCTCAGGACCGCCTGGCTGCGCGCCGGGCAGTCGCTCTGCCGCGCACAGGACCCGGCGGAACGCGCGCTGGTGCTCCTCGCCGCGCTCGGCGACGGCGCCGACCCCAGGCTCCGGCCCGCGCTGGCCGGGCTCGCCGAAGGCGCCGCCTGGGGGCTCCGCTGGGCCCGCAACCGCGGCGACCTCGCACCGGCCTGGCCGGGACCCGTCGCCGTGCTCGGCGCCGCCGGCGGCCCCTTGGAGGGCACGCTGCTCGTCGGCGACCGCACCGGCACCGTCCGCCTCCTCCACGAGGCCGACGCGAGCTCCGCCGGGCGCCTCCCGCACACCGTCCCCGGCCGGGTCACGGCGCTCGCGCCCGCCCCCGACGGCACGGTGCTGCTCCTGGACGACCGGGGCAGGCTGCACTCCGTCCGGGGGACGGTGCCCAGGGCCCCGTACCTGGAGCGGCTCACCGAGGCCGTCTCGAAGACCCTGGCCCGCCACCCCGGCACGGCCCTCGCGGCGATCGCGGGCTCGGTCGTGGTGGGGGACCGGCTCGGCTCCGTGCACGCCTTCGGCCTCACGGGCCTGCACCAGGCGGCCTCGCACAGCGGCCGCGTCACGGCGGTCGCCGCCGTCGACTCCGAGACCCCGTTCGTGTGCTCCGGCGGCGCCGACGGGACCGTACGGCTCTGGACACCGGGCCGCGATCCGCTCCCCGAACCGCTGGCGGAGCGCCGCTCACCGGTGGTCTCCCTGCACGCGACCGAGACGCCGCACGGCCCCCTGGTCGCCGCGGCCTGGGCCGACGGCCTCGTCGAACTCCACCGCCCGGAAGGCGGCGCGACGCTCTCCTTCCGCCCGGGACCGCCGGTCCGCGCGGTCGCGGTCACCGGGGCGGGAGCGCTGCTCGTCGGCACGGACGAGAGCCTGGTCTGCCTCGTACCGCGCTCCCACAGCGGAGGGTGA
- a CDS encoding GntR family transcriptional regulator: protein MEQGAARERATEGPYPPFGDAVRVPEQARGEHTHGEQAAPRREAAPAPAPGREAAPAPAARREAAPAPRVVQRHSVRDQILQALRTALVGGELVPGEVYSGPALAERFGVSATPVREAMQRLAVEGAVEVVPNRGFRVTERTPRELAELAEVRALIEVPVMLRLARTVPAARWTELRPLAEATATAAARGDRAHYAETDRAFHRAVLSLAGNASLLAVADDLHRRSQWPLISAPAFRHGELVADAAEHTALLDALIAEDLTVVEALVREHFAGSNA from the coding sequence GTGGAGCAGGGCGCAGCGCGCGAGCGGGCGACGGAGGGGCCGTACCCGCCCTTCGGCGACGCCGTGCGCGTACCGGAACAGGCCCGCGGCGAGCATACGCACGGCGAGCAGGCGGCACCGCGCCGTGAGGCCGCCCCGGCTCCGGCACCGGGCCGTGAGGCCGCCCCGGCCCCGGCCGCGCGTCGTGAGGCCGCCCCCGCCCCGCGTGTCGTCCAGCGGCACTCCGTCCGCGACCAGATCCTCCAAGCCCTCCGGACCGCCCTCGTCGGTGGCGAGCTCGTCCCCGGCGAGGTGTACTCCGGCCCCGCCCTCGCCGAGCGCTTCGGCGTCTCGGCCACCCCCGTCCGCGAGGCCATGCAGCGCCTCGCCGTCGAAGGGGCCGTCGAGGTCGTCCCGAACCGCGGCTTCCGCGTCACCGAGCGCACCCCGCGCGAGCTCGCCGAACTCGCCGAGGTCCGCGCGCTCATCGAGGTCCCCGTCATGCTGCGGCTCGCCCGCACGGTCCCGGCCGCCCGCTGGACCGAGCTCCGCCCGCTCGCCGAGGCGACCGCCACGGCAGCCGCCCGCGGCGACCGCGCCCACTACGCCGAGACGGACCGCGCCTTCCACCGGGCGGTCCTCTCCCTCGCCGGGAACGCCTCGCTGCTCGCCGTCGCCGACGACCTCCACCGGCGCTCCCAGTGGCCGCTGATCAGCGCGCCCGCCTTCCGCCACGGCGAGCTCGTCGCCGACGCCGCCGAGCACACGGCCCTGCTCGACGCCCTGATCGCCGAGGACCTCACGGTCGTCGAAGCCCTCGTCCGCGAGCACTTCGCCGGGTCGAACGCCTGA